From Luteococcus japonicus, one genomic window encodes:
- a CDS encoding MerR family transcriptional regulator gives MAETTKLMTIGEFSSLTRLSVRMLRHYDTHGVLVPADVDAWTGYRRYSPEQLRDAADIRNLRDVGFGVSAISALLAARGTPAWASALELQRQTLVAEQRAAQTRLDLITTLLSQEEPSTSITVERTTVPAQTLVALHGVVPTYSDEGQLWQQFFPLLQAQGIIPIGPCGVIEHCEEYTEHDVELSVFFPVAPGTTATAPLQVLELPERDCLVAHVAGPYDQITTAHDMINSRLAAEGLTLRSDGTLAAKPFNHYLVTPDQAAPEDLVTDVFQPIS, from the coding sequence ATGGCCGAGACCACGAAGCTCATGACGATCGGCGAGTTCAGTTCGCTGACCCGCCTGTCCGTACGGATGCTGCGCCACTACGACACCCACGGGGTCCTGGTGCCCGCGGACGTCGACGCGTGGACGGGTTACCGCCGCTACTCCCCGGAGCAGCTGCGCGATGCCGCGGACATCCGCAACCTGCGCGACGTCGGCTTCGGCGTCTCCGCCATTTCAGCCCTCCTCGCCGCCCGCGGGACGCCGGCCTGGGCCAGTGCGTTGGAACTCCAGCGCCAGACCCTCGTCGCCGAACAGCGCGCCGCCCAGACCCGGCTGGACCTCATCACCACACTTCTCAGCCAAGAAGAGCCCAGCACGTCCATCACCGTCGAACGCACCACCGTCCCCGCCCAGACCCTCGTCGCCCTGCACGGCGTCGTACCCACCTACTCCGACGAGGGCCAGCTGTGGCAGCAGTTCTTCCCGCTGCTGCAGGCCCAGGGCATCATCCCGATCGGGCCGTGCGGGGTCATCGAGCACTGCGAGGAGTACACCGAACACGACGTCGAGCTGTCGGTCTTCTTCCCCGTCGCGCCGGGCACCACGGCCACCGCCCCCTTGCAGGTCCTCGAGCTGCCGGAACGAGACTGCCTGGTCGCGCACGTCGCCGGCCCCTATGACCAGATCACCACCGCCCACGACATGATCAACAGTCGGCTGGCCGCCGAGGGCCTCACGCTGCGCAGCGACGGAACGCTGGCGGCCAAGCCGTTCAACCACTACCTGGTGACACCGGACCAGGCGGCCCCGGAAGACCTCGTCACCGACGTCTTCCAGCCGATCAGCTGA
- the hchA gene encoding glyoxalase III HchA translates to MFDSKKPQPDTAEHDAWFPSEFSLAQYVPPMTDYEAAEPGTVASGPRKILMIATDERYLPVEGGQLFSTGNHPVETLLPVMHLVQAGYEVEVATPSGLMAKLELWAFPAKDQAVKDAYEALLPKLKAPKKLADVIAHELGAGSDYAAVFIPGGHGAMIGLPSDEQVGTVLRWALDNDRHIITLCHGPAALLAAGDAFAGYKIAVFPDSLDEGANVKIGYLPGKLTWALGERLKQRGVELVNDGMTGAVHADRLLLTGDSPLAANALGQLAVEKLRERV, encoded by the coding sequence ATGTTCGACTCCAAGAAGCCCCAGCCGGACACCGCCGAGCACGACGCCTGGTTCCCGTCGGAGTTCTCGCTGGCGCAGTACGTGCCGCCGATGACGGACTACGAGGCGGCCGAGCCGGGCACCGTGGCCAGCGGGCCGCGCAAGATCTTGATGATCGCCACCGACGAGCGCTACTTGCCCGTCGAGGGCGGCCAGCTCTTCTCCACCGGCAACCATCCGGTCGAGACCCTGCTGCCGGTGATGCACTTGGTGCAGGCCGGTTACGAGGTGGAGGTGGCGACGCCGTCGGGTCTGATGGCGAAGCTGGAGCTGTGGGCCTTCCCGGCCAAGGACCAGGCCGTCAAGGACGCCTACGAGGCGCTGCTGCCCAAGCTGAAGGCGCCGAAGAAGCTGGCCGACGTGATCGCCCACGAGCTGGGTGCCGGTTCTGACTACGCTGCCGTCTTCATCCCCGGCGGGCACGGCGCCATGATCGGACTGCCGTCCGACGAGCAGGTGGGGACGGTCCTGCGCTGGGCGCTGGACAATGACCGGCACATCATCACCCTGTGCCACGGTCCGGCCGCGCTGCTGGCCGCCGGGGATGCCTTTGCTGGCTACAAGATCGCCGTCTTCCCCGACAGCCTCGACGAGGGCGCCAACGTGAAGATCGGCTACCTGCCCGGCAAGCTCACCTGGGCCCTGGGTGAGCGGCTCAAGCAGCGGGGCGTCGAACTGGTCAACGACGGCATGACGGGCGCCGTCCATGCCGACCGCCTGCTGCTGACCGGCGACAGCCCGTTGGCCGCCAATGCGCTGGGCCAGCTGGCCGTCGAGAAGCTGCGCGAACGGGTCTGA
- a CDS encoding TenA family protein, with protein MRFTDEIWAEARPILDAIEQHPFVTGLGDGSLPREVFAGYMTQDALYLADYARAMGMLAFRATDADDITFWGVGVQGAIVAERELHAAHVEVGAGQMSPSSRAYTSYLLATAAAAPYEVGVAAILPCFWIYQWVGDRLLATAGDLAQHPYGDWIGMYADPAFAESTLRAREITDRLAEAGSDEVRVRMREVFLQASRYEWMFWDAAWRQETWPV; from the coding sequence ATGAGATTCACCGACGAGATCTGGGCCGAGGCCCGCCCCATCCTGGACGCCATCGAGCAGCACCCCTTCGTCACGGGGCTGGGCGACGGGAGCCTGCCGCGCGAGGTCTTCGCCGGCTACATGACGCAGGATGCCCTCTATCTGGCCGACTATGCGCGGGCGATGGGCATGCTGGCCTTTCGAGCCACCGATGCCGATGACATCACCTTCTGGGGTGTCGGGGTGCAGGGGGCCATCGTTGCGGAGCGCGAGCTGCACGCCGCCCATGTGGAGGTGGGCGCCGGGCAGATGTCGCCGAGTAGCCGTGCCTACACCAGCTACCTGCTGGCGACGGCCGCCGCTGCCCCCTACGAGGTGGGTGTGGCCGCGATCCTGCCCTGCTTCTGGATCTACCAGTGGGTGGGGGACCGGTTGTTGGCCACCGCCGGTGACCTGGCCCAGCATCCCTACGGCGACTGGATCGGCATGTATGCCGATCCCGCCTTCGCGGAGTCGACGCTTCGGGCGCGCGAGATCACTGACCGCTTGGCCGAGGCCGGCTCCGACGAGGTTCGCGTCCGGATGCGGGAGGTCTTCCTGCAGGCGTCGCGCTACGAGTGGATGTTCTGGGATGCCGCCTGGCGCCAGGAGACCTGGCCGGTCTGA
- the thiD gene encoding bifunctional hydroxymethylpyrimidine kinase/phosphomethylpyrimidine kinase: protein MIPKVLTIAGVDPSGGAGIFADLKAFSALGGYGMGVVCALTAQSTTGVTGVSGVEPGFVWQQWQTLADDILPDAIKIGMLGSSPVAEVVGRIIDDYHVRGGEHVVLDPVMVATSGDRLLDREAEAAVRALVPKASLITPNLPEAAVLLGVDEVTEASAMAGQAKALLELGAQRVLLKAGHLAGGEMVDIYADAQGVAELAAPRVETVNTHGTGCTLSSAIATLRPQRDGWLEAVSDAKTWLTHALEHADELHVGHGHGPVHHFWNLWED from the coding sequence ATGATCCCCAAGGTGCTGACCATCGCCGGCGTCGACCCCAGTGGCGGCGCGGGAATCTTCGCGGACCTCAAGGCCTTCAGCGCGCTGGGTGGCTACGGGATGGGCGTCGTGTGCGCGTTGACGGCGCAGTCCACCACGGGTGTGACGGGTGTCTCCGGCGTCGAGCCGGGCTTCGTCTGGCAGCAGTGGCAGACGCTGGCCGATGACATCCTTCCCGACGCGATCAAGATCGGGATGCTGGGCAGCTCCCCGGTGGCCGAGGTCGTCGGACGGATCATCGACGACTACCACGTCCGCGGCGGGGAACACGTCGTGCTGGATCCCGTGATGGTGGCCACCAGCGGCGACCGCCTGCTGGACCGCGAGGCGGAGGCTGCCGTGCGGGCACTGGTCCCGAAGGCCTCCCTGATCACCCCGAACCTGCCCGAGGCGGCGGTGCTGCTGGGGGTCGACGAGGTGACCGAGGCCTCCGCGATGGCGGGCCAGGCCAAGGCGCTGCTGGAGCTGGGGGCTCAGCGGGTGCTGCTCAAGGCCGGGCACCTGGCGGGCGGCGAGATGGTGGACATCTACGCGGACGCGCAGGGCGTCGCGGAATTGGCGGCACCCCGCGTCGAGACCGTCAACACCCACGGCACGGGCTGCACCCTGTCCTCGGCCATCGCGACCCTGCGGCCGCAGCGCGACGGCTGGTTGGAGGCCGTCAGCGACGCCAAGACCTGGTTGACCCACGCACTGGAGCACGCCGACGAATTGCACGTCGGCCACGGGCACGGGCCGGTGCACCATTTCTGGAACCTCTGGGAGGACTGA
- the thiE gene encoding thiamine phosphate synthase, translating to MKPTWAERPLTSAELVEAMSVYLVTDTGMCGGPDGVVRTVAAAVDHGATFVQVRDPDMPDEDFLALAKGVVEVVAGRVPVVLNDRVHLVGASGADGAHIGQGDMPPEQARELLGPDAILGLSVERRELVEAANALPAGTLDYVGIGPVWAQQTKPDAQPPIGPDGLAELAALSTVPSVAIGGMGGPGRIAPIKPTGAGMAIVSAICAAEDPGEATAMIVREWQEATA from the coding sequence ATGAAGCCCACGTGGGCTGAGCGCCCCCTCACGTCGGCTGAGCTTGTCGAAGCCATGAGCGTCTACCTGGTCACCGACACCGGCATGTGCGGTGGCCCCGATGGAGTGGTCCGCACCGTCGCCGCGGCCGTCGACCACGGCGCCACCTTCGTCCAGGTCCGGGACCCGGACATGCCGGACGAGGACTTCCTGGCGCTGGCGAAGGGCGTCGTCGAGGTGGTGGCGGGCCGGGTGCCCGTCGTGCTGAACGACCGCGTGCACCTGGTGGGCGCTTCGGGAGCGGACGGGGCGCACATCGGGCAGGGCGACATGCCGCCCGAGCAGGCGCGGGAACTCCTGGGGCCCGACGCCATCCTGGGCCTGTCCGTGGAGCGCCGCGAGCTGGTGGAGGCGGCCAACGCGCTGCCGGCCGGGACGCTCGACTATGTGGGGATCGGGCCGGTGTGGGCGCAGCAGACCAAACCGGATGCCCAACCGCCGATCGGCCCAGACGGGCTGGCCGAGCTGGCGGCGCTGAGCACGGTGCCATCGGTGGCCATCGGTGGCATGGGGGGCCCCGGGCGGATCGCCCCCATCAAGCCGACGGGGGCTGGAATGGCGATCGTCAGCGCCATCTGCGCCGCCGAGGACCCCGGTGAGGCCACCGCAATGATCGTGCGGGAGTGGCAGGAGGCGACGGCATGA
- the thiM gene encoding hydroxyethylthiazole kinase — protein MSTSVISPAELADSLRTLRAQTPLVQCLTNIVAAQWTANVLLAAGAAPAMVDNPEEAGVFAGVSSGVLVNTGTPYKETYDAMRVASAAAHSAGTPWVLDPVAAGGLPVRTAFAVEVLANRPMIIRGNASEISGLSGGAGGRGADSTAAPQEVLDLAHELARSTGAVVAVSGAVDHITDGERLVRIHNGHEVMTRVTGVGCSLGGLMAGFAGVSEPLLAASAATALICVAADNAVATSQGPGSFAAALLDQLALVTPEELEEKVRLS, from the coding sequence ATGAGCACATCCGTCATTTCCCCGGCAGAGCTTGCCGATTCCCTGCGCACCCTGCGTGCCCAGACCCCGTTGGTGCAGTGCCTCACCAACATCGTGGCGGCGCAGTGGACGGCGAATGTCCTGCTGGCGGCCGGTGCCGCGCCCGCCATGGTGGACAACCCGGAGGAGGCCGGGGTCTTCGCCGGCGTCTCCTCCGGCGTGCTGGTCAACACCGGCACCCCCTACAAGGAGACCTACGACGCGATGCGGGTGGCCTCCGCGGCCGCCCACAGCGCCGGGACCCCGTGGGTGTTGGACCCGGTGGCCGCCGGCGGCCTGCCGGTGCGCACCGCCTTCGCCGTCGAGGTACTGGCCAACCGTCCGATGATCATCCGCGGCAATGCCTCCGAGATCTCCGGCCTGTCGGGTGGGGCCGGCGGCCGCGGCGCGGACTCCACCGCAGCCCCCCAGGAGGTGCTGGACCTCGCCCACGAGCTGGCGCGGAGCACCGGCGCCGTGGTGGCCGTCTCCGGCGCAGTCGACCACATCACCGACGGGGAACGGCTGGTCCGGATCCACAACGGCCACGAGGTGATGACCCGGGTGACGGGCGTGGGGTGCAGTCTGGGCGGCCTGATGGCGGGCTTCGCGGGTGTCAGCGAACCGCTGCTGGCCGCCAGCGCCGCCACCGCCCTGATCTGCGTCGCCGCGGACAATGCCGTCGCCACGAGCCAGGGGCCCGGGAGCTTCGCCGCAGCACTGCTCGACCAGCTGGCCCTGGTCACCCCGGAGGAACTGGAAGAGAAGGTGAGGTTGTCATGA
- a CDS encoding PhzF family phenazine biosynthesis protein, which produces MRHPFFEIDVFATTAFSGNPLAVVAEADGLTTEQMRAIASWTNFSETTFLLRPTTPEADYRVRIMTPFEEFPFAGHPTLGTARAWLELDGQPRTPGVVVQECGAGLVPVRVADDELSFATPPCLRAGPLPDDELAELLRVLDLSPQDVVAHAWGDNGPGWRMVQLSSAEAVRAVRPRADRADAKVGLVGLEEPGRDAAYEVRAITDDREDPVTGSLNGAVAQWLRERGLVGSTYVAAQGGQVGRAGRVRIHDDGSDIWVGGRVVTRVRGAIES; this is translated from the coding sequence ATGCGCCATCCCTTCTTCGAGATCGACGTCTTCGCCACCACCGCCTTCAGCGGCAATCCCCTCGCGGTGGTTGCCGAGGCCGACGGCCTGACCACGGAGCAGATGCGCGCCATCGCGTCGTGGACCAATTTCTCCGAGACCACCTTCCTGCTCCGGCCCACCACCCCGGAGGCCGACTACCGGGTACGGATCATGACGCCCTTCGAGGAGTTCCCCTTCGCCGGGCACCCGACGCTGGGCACGGCCCGCGCCTGGCTGGAGCTCGACGGGCAGCCCCGCACCCCCGGTGTGGTCGTCCAGGAGTGCGGCGCCGGCCTGGTGCCGGTGCGCGTCGCCGACGACGAGCTGTCCTTCGCCACCCCGCCCTGCCTGCGTGCCGGCCCGCTGCCCGACGACGAACTCGCCGAGCTGCTGCGTGTCCTGGACCTGTCACCCCAGGACGTCGTCGCCCATGCGTGGGGTGACAACGGCCCCGGCTGGCGGATGGTGCAGCTGAGCAGTGCCGAGGCGGTGCGTGCCGTGCGTCCCCGCGCGGACCGTGCTGACGCAAAGGTCGGCCTCGTGGGCCTGGAAGAGCCGGGACGGGATGCCGCCTACGAGGTTCGTGCCATCACCGATGACCGGGAGGACCCGGTGACCGGCTCACTGAACGGCGCGGTGGCGCAATGGCTGCGGGAGCGCGGCCTGGTGGGCAGTACCTACGTAGCGGCCCAGGGAGGTCAGGTGGGACGCGCCGGCCGGGTGCGGATCCACGACGACGGGAGCGACATCTGGGTGGGCGGCAGGGTGGTCACCCGGGTCCGCGGCGCCATCGAAAGCTGA
- a CDS encoding ATP-binding cassette domain-containing protein produces the protein MDETLLQARGLEMAGRTSMVFGPVDMDLPRGQLGVVTGQQGSGRSALLLALAGRLKGVQGELTVGEIDGIAHPRKLRREVSVARITGLADLEPNLTIGESRDERAIAEGIGVRRGRERFAHLERELGHRFDPEQWVDRMPAVERTLLTLVLGCLAPSRYVVLDDIDESLTDRQLGWIHDGLDILLEDGQHVVMSALDQSPLPAKAVVWHLDKPTLPQDAGFVLHLPRHAQDQASPTRPIPTRPADPTPDTPDTPDTPDTPDTPDTPDTPDTPDTPDTPDAPTDPTDTTKDA, from the coding sequence ATGGACGAGACACTGCTGCAGGCCCGTGGCCTGGAGATGGCCGGGCGCACGTCGATGGTCTTCGGCCCGGTGGACATGGACCTGCCCCGCGGCCAGCTCGGCGTCGTCACCGGCCAGCAGGGCTCCGGCCGTTCGGCCCTGCTGCTGGCCCTGGCAGGGCGCCTCAAGGGTGTCCAGGGTGAACTGACCGTCGGCGAGATCGACGGCATCGCCCACCCCCGCAAGCTGCGCCGGGAGGTCTCCGTGGCCCGGATCACCGGTCTGGCGGACCTGGAGCCCAATCTGACCATCGGTGAGTCACGCGACGAGCGAGCCATCGCGGAGGGCATCGGGGTGCGCCGCGGCCGGGAGCGCTTCGCCCACCTGGAGCGGGAGCTGGGCCACCGCTTCGACCCCGAGCAGTGGGTGGACCGCATGCCCGCCGTCGAGCGGACCCTGCTCACGCTGGTACTGGGTTGCCTCGCGCCGAGCCGCTATGTCGTGCTCGACGACATCGACGAGTCGCTGACCGACCGCCAGCTCGGATGGATCCACGATGGCCTGGACATCCTCCTGGAGGACGGGCAGCACGTGGTGATGAGCGCCCTGGACCAGAGCCCGCTGCCGGCGAAGGCCGTCGTCTGGCACCTGGACAAGCCCACACTGCCCCAGGACGCGGGCTTCGTGCTGCACCTGCCGCGGCACGCGCAGGACCAGGCCTCGCCCACCCGGCCCATCCCCACTCGCCCAGCCGACCCCACCCCTGACACCCCTGACACCCCTGACACCCCTGACACCCCTGACACCCCTGACACCCCTGACACCCCTGACACCCCTGACACCCCTGACACTCCTGACGCCCCCACTGACCCCACTGACACCACCAAGGACGCCTGA
- a CDS encoding YhgE/Pip family protein: MLLSRFELRRFRGLLPKLALIFATLVPVIYGSIYLAANWDPYGRLADLPVAIVNEDQSVTYNKQQVHAGRDFTENLMSKQDFGWRLTDAADAEDGLRDGRYYLTVHVPKDFSANLVSGSGDHPRRAEISMHRNDANGFVIGSVTGQAQNKIEMAVNETAVQAYFEAVFANLDKIRHGMVEARDGSNKLTTGLTDAKDGSAQLATGATKASDASAQLATGASTLDSQFGKLEQGGTDLQAGLSELGTGSQKLATGAEQVAAGTQTLADGVVPVLDRAAEVQGQVKKDSAAIDSDIQAVSSDVNGATDSVDTRLDAVEQALATLGSVPGVADSTAYTDAQKKLAEAQARNERVAAAATRASTRSSLLNQRVQDSAAATDLKDASAKLTQLNAGAQQVAAGAGTLHAGIDRATTGAGTLNAGLAKAGGGISQLSTGMGQLDEGLTTLDTNMTKLDKGLGQLVSGSQQLTKGLTDGVKQIPALTDEQADGAAQVLSKPAHVNTLVENPAHVYGRGLAPLFFSIAMWVFGISGFLVMRPISGRLLSGRMNPLRLALSAWVPFGTVAATGAFVMLATVWMTLSLDPVHGLATVGLTLLVALVFSVIAHFLRTALGLPGSALLLVWLILQLASTGGTYPAAILPPFFRWISPFMPITYSIDAFRVVISGGLWSHFTRDVLVLAVIGLTTLALDVLAVGARQRFRMSDLHPPLQH, encoded by the coding sequence ATGTTGCTGTCCCGCTTCGAGCTGCGACGTTTCCGGGGCCTGCTGCCCAAGCTCGCCCTCATCTTCGCCACCCTCGTGCCCGTCATCTACGGCTCCATCTACCTGGCCGCCAACTGGGATCCCTATGGCCGCCTCGCGGACCTGCCGGTGGCCATCGTGAACGAGGACCAGAGCGTCACCTACAACAAGCAACAGGTGCACGCCGGGCGGGACTTCACCGAGAACCTGATGTCCAAGCAGGACTTCGGCTGGCGGCTCACCGACGCCGCCGACGCGGAGGACGGCCTGCGGGACGGCCGCTACTACCTGACGGTGCACGTCCCCAAGGACTTCTCGGCCAACCTGGTCAGTGGTTCAGGCGACCATCCGCGACGCGCGGAGATCTCGATGCACCGCAATGACGCCAATGGCTTCGTGATCGGTTCGGTGACCGGGCAGGCGCAGAACAAGATCGAGATGGCAGTCAACGAGACGGCCGTCCAGGCCTACTTCGAGGCCGTCTTCGCCAACCTGGACAAGATTCGCCACGGGATGGTCGAGGCCCGTGACGGCTCCAACAAGCTGACCACCGGGCTCACCGACGCCAAGGACGGCTCCGCCCAGCTGGCCACCGGCGCGACGAAGGCCTCCGACGCCTCCGCCCAGCTGGCCACCGGCGCCAGCACCTTGGACAGCCAGTTCGGCAAGCTGGAGCAGGGCGGCACGGACCTGCAGGCCGGCCTGTCCGAGCTGGGCACGGGTTCACAGAAGCTGGCCACCGGCGCCGAACAGGTGGCGGCAGGTACGCAGACCCTGGCCGACGGCGTGGTGCCGGTACTGGACCGGGCGGCAGAGGTCCAGGGCCAGGTGAAGAAGGACTCGGCGGCCATCGACTCCGACATCCAGGCCGTCAGCTCCGACGTGAACGGCGCGACCGATTCCGTCGACACCCGGCTGGACGCCGTGGAGCAGGCCCTGGCCACCCTGGGCAGTGTGCCCGGCGTCGCCGACTCCACCGCCTACACCGATGCGCAGAAGAAGCTCGCCGAGGCACAGGCCCGCAACGAGCGGGTGGCCGCGGCCGCCACCCGGGCGTCGACCCGCTCCTCGCTGCTGAACCAGCGGGTGCAGGACTCGGCGGCCGCCACGGACCTCAAGGACGCCTCGGCCAAGCTGACGCAGCTCAACGCCGGCGCCCAGCAAGTGGCCGCTGGCGCGGGCACCCTGCACGCCGGCATCGACAGGGCCACCACGGGGGCCGGCACCCTCAATGCGGGTCTGGCCAAGGCGGGCGGCGGCATCAGCCAACTGTCCACCGGGATGGGACAGCTGGACGAGGGCCTGACCACCCTGGACACCAACATGACCAAACTGGACAAGGGCCTGGGCCAGCTGGTGTCCGGCTCACAGCAGCTCACCAAGGGCCTGACCGATGGCGTGAAGCAGATCCCGGCGTTGACCGACGAGCAGGCCGACGGCGCCGCCCAGGTGCTCAGCAAGCCGGCACACGTCAACACGCTGGTGGAGAACCCCGCGCACGTCTACGGCCGCGGCCTGGCACCGCTCTTCTTCTCCATCGCCATGTGGGTCTTCGGGATCTCGGGTTTCCTGGTGATGCGCCCCATCTCCGGCCGCCTGCTGTCGGGCCGGATGAACCCCCTGCGGTTGGCGCTGAGCGCCTGGGTCCCCTTCGGGACCGTGGCCGCGACGGGTGCCTTCGTCATGCTGGCGACGGTGTGGATGACGCTCAGCCTGGACCCGGTGCACGGACTGGCCACCGTCGGGCTGACTCTGCTGGTGGCGCTGGTCTTCAGCGTGATCGCCCACTTCCTGCGCACCGCCCTGGGGTTGCCCGGTTCCGCCCTGCTCCTGGTCTGGCTGATCCTCCAGTTGGCCTCCACCGGAGGCACCTATCCGGCCGCGATCCTGCCGCCCTTCTTCCGCTGGATCAGCCCCTTCATGCCCATCACCTATTCCATCGACGCCTTCCGGGTGGTCATCTCCGGCGGTCTGTGGAGCCACTTCACCCGCGACGTGCTGGTGCTGGCCGTGATCGGGCTGACGACGCTGGCCCTGGACGTGTTGGCCGTCGGGGCCCGGCAACGCTTCCGGATGAGCGACCTGCACCCACCGCTGCAGCACTGA
- a CDS encoding phenylacetate--CoA ligase family protein, protein MHEAQTQDGSHIWEDLFLPEIVDEDMKPVADETQGELVFTSLGKHALPIVRYRTKDLTRLLPGTARPGHRRMERIILEQPTLSPHFVLEITRPGRMDELMVRVERRPDSTTDDGYQAARMLARGVQVRIGSSCAVQIAEPGELARSEAKMKRIHDLRPEAPLHGQP, encoded by the coding sequence GTGCACGAGGCCCAGACCCAGGACGGCTCGCACATCTGGGAGGACCTCTTCCTGCCCGAGATCGTCGACGAGGACATGAAGCCGGTGGCCGACGAGACCCAGGGTGAGCTGGTCTTCACCTCGCTCGGAAAGCACGCCCTGCCGATCGTGCGCTACCGCACCAAGGACCTGACCCGGCTGCTGCCCGGCACGGCCCGCCCCGGCCACCGTCGGATGGAGCGGATCATCCTGGAGCAGCCGACGCTCAGCCCGCACTTCGTGCTGGAGATCACCCGGCCCGGCCGGATGGACGAGCTGATGGTGCGCGTCGAGCGTCGCCCGGACTCCACCACCGACGACGGCTACCAGGCCGCCAGGATGCTGGCCCGCGGGGTCCAGGTGCGGATCGGCTCCTCCTGCGCCGTGCAGATTGCCGAGCCCGGGGAGCTCGCCCGCTCCGAGGCCAAGATGAAGCGGATCCACGACCTGCGCCCCGAGGCCCCGCTCCACGGTCAGCCCTGA
- a CDS encoding TetR/AcrR family transcriptional regulator yields MTPQKTTTSQRRGRPGYDREALLEVCVAEFIKHGYHATSIGILAEALGVSKSAIYHHVDSKEQLLEMAVERALGALEGTITEAEAQAGTSLDRVEWLLEHSVHLLVTERPYVTLLLRLRGNTEVELAAMARRRAATKRIEALVRTAQQDGLIRPDLGAKATTRLMLGMVNSIVDWYQLDGTADVDELVHNVRTIAMDGFRARP; encoded by the coding sequence ATGACACCGCAGAAGACCACCACCAGCCAGCGCCGGGGCCGTCCCGGCTACGACCGCGAAGCGCTGCTGGAGGTCTGCGTCGCCGAGTTCATCAAGCACGGCTACCACGCGACATCGATCGGGATCCTCGCCGAGGCACTGGGCGTCTCCAAGTCCGCCATCTACCACCACGTCGACTCCAAGGAACAGCTGCTGGAGATGGCGGTGGAACGGGCCCTGGGGGCGCTGGAGGGCACCATCACCGAGGCGGAGGCGCAGGCCGGCACCAGCCTGGACCGGGTCGAATGGCTCCTGGAGCACAGCGTCCACCTCTTGGTGACCGAGCGTCCCTATGTCACTCTGCTGCTGCGGCTGCGCGGCAACACCGAGGTGGAGCTGGCAGCCATGGCCCGCAGGCGGGCCGCCACCAAGCGGATCGAGGCGCTGGTGCGCACCGCCCAGCAGGACGGGCTGATCCGCCCGGACCTGGGCGCCAAGGCGACCACCCGCCTGATGCTGGGCATGGTCAACTCCATCGTCGACTGGTACCAGCTTGACGGCACCGCCGACGTCGACGAGCTGGTGCACAATGTCCGCACCATCGCGATGGACGGCTTCCGCGCCCGCCCCTGA
- a CDS encoding MaoC/PaaZ C-terminal domain-containing protein: MTDFAHETGDTFYAHTDEAAAMANPFFPRRVAHGYLLVTWAAGLFVDPAPGPVLANYGLENLRFITPVTYDDQIRVTLTAKQITPRVTDEYGEVARDCVLHNQEDEIVAPYDVLTLVAKSWPAA; the protein is encoded by the coding sequence ATCACCGACTTCGCCCACGAGACCGGCGACACCTTCTACGCGCACACCGACGAAGCGGCCGCCATGGCCAACCCCTTCTTCCCGCGTCGCGTCGCCCACGGCTACCTGCTGGTGACCTGGGCCGCCGGCCTGTTCGTCGACCCGGCCCCGGGGCCGGTGCTGGCCAACTACGGCCTGGAGAACCTGCGCTTCATCACGCCGGTCACCTATGACGACCAGATCCGCGTCACGCTGACGGCCAAGCAGATCACGCCGCGGGTCACCGACGAGTACGGCGAGGTGGCCCGGGACTGCGTGTTGCACAACCAGGAGGACGAGATCGTCGCCCCCTATGACGTGCTGACCCTCGTGGCCAAGTCCTGGCCCGCCGCCTGA